In Cyanobacteria bacterium FACHB-DQ100, a genomic segment contains:
- a CDS encoding response regulator transcription factor — translation MHQTTTNTARILVLEPDDNVRPMLKHNLQAWGYQVMMALDAENAIQRTQGGQDCFDLILINQMDQTIDECRAIGQQIRQNSGVDSRAPIIILAERYGADLEGQDIEIGDHEYVSYLEDGQQLKRLLQRLCLVY, via the coding sequence ATGCATCAGACCACCACAAACACCGCTCGTATCCTCGTCCTGGAACCCGATGATAACGTCCGACCGATGCTGAAGCATAATCTGCAAGCCTGGGGCTATCAGGTGATGATGGCGCTCGATGCAGAGAATGCCATTCAGCGCACCCAGGGAGGGCAAGACTGCTTTGATCTGATTTTGATTAATCAGATGGACCAAACGATCGATGAATGCAGGGCAATTGGGCAGCAGATTCGCCAAAATTCAGGAGTAGACAGCCGTGCTCCAATTATTATCCTGGCTGAACGCTATGGGGCAGACCTTGAGGGGCAAGATATCGAGATCGGTGACCATGAATATGTCAGCTATCTCGAAGACGGACAACAGTTGAAACGCC